From Macrobrachium rosenbergii isolate ZJJX-2024 chromosome 22, ASM4041242v1, whole genome shotgun sequence, the proteins below share one genomic window:
- the LOC136850793 gene encoding protein FAM169B-like, translating to MSTTALSLPADSEVYESITNIALWLQTHSHSGPQQTPEEITAEDLAVAVPGECLFPELWAENEEATHEEEKGILVYTDSREDKYIWLKGDWHPLERVLSITSPKTGWVRTSCLGERLLVLVLTQLDYAAREAEAEVPYGCCPLVDPTYLLWHHHRPAGMCSLKRKGTSIWGGEDVYACDTLDTMYVRPCARRQGHSLALLRTLAAALPPGDHLGLSHPVSLSMCKVLLKFIQVYPELRDALWTLDEDGEVSGTVSLMLGSLLMRGALIGAGTNNRSQPMEETQQPMDQADQPMEQTSLQQNEEAPNSQKQIQEDEGAEPCDTS from the exons ATGAGCACCACAGCCTTATCATTACCTgcagattctgaagtttatgaaaGCATTACGAACATTGCCTTATGGTTACAGACTCACAGCCATTCGGGGCCCCA ACAAACACCAGAAGAGATAACTGCCGAAGACTTGGCTGTTGCCGTGCCAGGGGAATGTCTTTTCCCCGAGCTCTGGGCTGAAAATGAGGAAGCAACACACGAAGAAGAAAAGGGCATCCTTGTTTACACTGATAGTCGTGAAG ATAAATACATATGGCTCAAAGGAGACTGGCATCCATTAGAAAGAGTTTTAAGCATCACTTCACCAAAGACAGGATGGGTTCGG ACTTCGTGCCTGGGTGAGCGTCTCCTGGTGCTTGTGCTGACGCAGCTGGACTATGCTGCTCGCGAGGCAGAGGCTGAAGTGCCCTATGGCTGCTGTCCTCTTGTAGACCCCACCTACCTCCTCTGGCATCACCACCGCCCAGCTGGCATGTGCTCGCTCAAACGCAAGG GTACAAGCATATGGGGAGGAGAAGATGTGTATGCTTGTGATACATTAGATACAATGTATGTGAGGCCTTGCGCGAGACGACAGGGCCACTCTTTGGCCTTGTTACGTACTTTGGCTGCAGCGTTGCCTCCTGGTGACCACCTTGGGTTGTCCCACCCAGTGTCCTTAAGTATGTGTAAAG TACTTCTCAAATTCATCCAAGTGTATCCAGAACTCCGCGATGCGTTGTGGACTTTAGATGAAGATGGTGAAGTCTCTGGCACAGTTAGTTTGATGCTTGGGTCTCTCTTGATGCGTGGTGCTTTAATTGGGGCTGGCACAAACAATCGTTCTCAACCCATGGAGGAAACACAGCAGCCGATGGATCAGGCTGATCAACCAATGGAGCAGACTTCACTGCAGCAAAATGAAGAAGCACCAAATTCGCAGAAGCAGATCCAAGAGGACGAGGGAGCAGAGCCATGTGATACGTCGTAG